In Solanum lycopersicum chromosome 3, SLM_r2.1, the genomic stretch CGCTGCTGCTGAGCATGCCCTTCGTGAAGAAAACATTGCTCCTCTGCTATCACCTTCTACGGAAGAAAGCCTGGAGCTAAAGTTCCCAGATGGATCTCTTTGTCGAAGACACTCCCTACCCACTGCACACGCTATATCACTTGATACCACATCCCACAAGCCATCACTTGCGAGAATCAAGCACTCATCCTCTGCTTCCCTTTTTGTAAAGGTCATCTCCGGCTCCGATGTGATATATGGCTTTAAATTGTTGTCTCCTGTTTGCAATGATATATAACAGAAGATTCAATAGTATTTGCACCAAAGTAGACAACTACCCCTACTGCTGCAAATTGACACATTGGAAATAGACCTTCTATAAATCCCAACTGATCTCCTTTGCGTATCCTTAGAAGAGATACAGATTCACAAATGTACAATGGTTACATTGCCTGAATTTGTACGACTACAACTAATTTACTAAGAAGCCAGGGTGAGTTTGGCACTTGTAGCTGCAAACAATAAATAGTGGTTTAGCAAATCATGTAACTAATAATCAGTCTTCTCTGTCTCCAATCTTTTGTTGATGCCTGATACAAAAGGTTGCAGCTGCTTTATAGAAGAGTAAATATTGTTGCTTGAAGAAGCAACAGTAGCAGTCGCTGCTGAGCAGCTGAAGGCAATATTCTACCCTCTTAAGGAAGGGATGATGTAcgtaaaaggaaaaacaaacgAAACAACAGTTCTAATGCCAGTTTCCTTCATTGGAAACAGAAATTCAGCAAGACCACACATTAAGCTTTTACTGCATGTCCACGAGTAATATTTCCACTGGCAACTCAACTGCAATTATGTCATTGCACGTAGTAATTAAACATGCTCTCCAAAAGGAAAAAGCAGTTACCTATTGCCCTGGACATGGAAAGCACTCCTTCAACTCGTGCTCCATCAGTAAACACAACTCGACCTCCACGTGCCTCTATTCTGGCACGTTCTTCTCGTTTGTCTGGCTGCAACAGAAAGTCATGTTGCTTTTCATTAGGAATCCTCATGTTCTTCAAGTAGGTGAGCTACTAATGATTCTTTCATATGCTCTCTATGAagttaataataattgaatgtAAATCATGAACCCAAATATGCTCAACCATCAACTAGTATAAACTGGTGACAAGTAATGTATCTTTAATAATACTTAAAAGGAACACAGCAAGTTTAATTGTCTAATTTCTTTACTAAGGTTAAAGAATCTAGTGAGTGCATAACTGTGAATTGAGAAGACATACTTTGTGATCATAAGAAAGAGGGATCGCACTTCCACTGCGGCTAAGAACAGCACGTGAGTCACCACAATTAGCTACAATGATAGTCTCATCCGTCAAAACTACCACCACTGCAGTGGAGCCTGTGAGTTTCAATACGCTCAGCGGGCAGCCACATTCGTAGCCTACACTACCACATTCACTACATATGCATGATGCCATCTCATCTATCTTTAAGAAGCAACTTTTGAATACTCTTCTCCATGCTTCCTCCATCCTCTGCCCTTCCAATGGTTGTCGTCCCGTGTCTTGGTTGTTTTTCATGCGCATCAGCTCTTCTTCTAGTACCTCATGCATTCTCTCTTTACACATTGAAGCTACCTGAATAGGAAAAACAGCTGTAAGTTGATTATGCTACTATCGTCTTCAAATACAATCTTCAATTTGATTACACAATTCCTAATATAAAGAACTAGAGTAGAACATTTGAAAAAGATCCAATCCCAGCACCAATAAAACGAACTCTATTATTCTCTACAGGGATAATGTAGAAGTAGCCCTCAACCTATGCGCTCGAAATTAAGTTTCTATTATCCTGAActtatcttttaaataattttctgccCCCTTTtctgtaattttcaaataattttctgTCCCTTTTctgcctacgtggcactatcttgtgtcACTTAGACCGAAAGACCGAAAAGGGTagaaaactatttataaaataagttcaggtgTTAACACAGGACATAGGAACATTATCTCTTCTctgtatttctatatttaaaaatttcaacctaaaaatttaagatattagggaataaaaaaggaaaagaaattgtTCGATAAATTAAACATAACCGTAGGGTTTACATGACGTCCACCATGTCCATCGTAAACAGCAAAAAAATCAACAGGTCTGCAGCGATTGATCTCCGGCGAGCATAGATTAGGTCGAATTGAAATTGTATCTTCCATTACACGCTGCCTCCCCGGAATAGAAATTGCTCCAACCACCGGTCCTGTTGCCTCCGGTTCACGAGAAGACGAAGAAGCTTCCATCTTCCCAGCTTCAAAAATTCCTTGCCCCAAATATGACAATAGATTCGGGTGGTGCTGCCTTCTCATTTGAATTCTACGGTGGCGTCGTCTCATACGGCATTTCTCAGAGTAATCGTCCTTGTCACTGAACATCAGTTCCAACGAGTGTAAACCGCTACAGAAATTTACGGTGAAATAAACGGCATATTTATGTTATGTAGTCGGGGATCGGGAATGGACTGGAAACGTATGGTACAATTTGTGTATACGTGTAGTGTAGGTATATTTGTTGTGTTGTAGCTCTTATTTCGACTTGTTTTCTATATATAGTGTCATCACAAACTAGAGTGACAAAAAATGTTGAGAAATTTGACTGACAAAAATGTGACAAACACCACCACCTTCATCTTGCCCCCAAGCAACCACTTGAGACACGTACTCTTTGCTTTTCTACTATTCCCTTCCTTCttattaattaacaaaagaacataattttacttgttatatttttaaaagggcaactttcacatatagcaaataaaaaatttatatttatatattatagtaaattttgtataattgcgtttcatagtaaacataaaaaaattgtataatttgttatacatatacaattgtataattcgctggcctatttcgctgcaattgtaaatttgttttgcatacagttgaatcgaattaaaatgtatgtatattgtataattacaagtgtatagcaaaatatatatgtttttctcgctttatacaaaaaaaaatgcaatatatacacttctgttgtataaagctagagaaaattgtatttcactgcaattgtataattcgttggccttttcctctgcaatatttgaagtaaaatgtttgtaaattgtataattaagtgtataacacgaatatatacatttttgcatgtgtatatacaattttctctcgctttatacaaaacagaaacatgattatacacttctgtatataaagcgagagaggcgagcgagaatggagagtggcgagcgagattttgggagagacgctgacaaattttagctaatatttgctatggagcacaattaaatcaaaccctggctattccatttaatttaggttattagtttgctattattatatacaattttctcattttaaaattaataacaagaatttataatatatatataaaaaaaaaatagaaagggaGTAATTTTTCCCACCGAATCCAAATTAATTTTCCTCCTTCTACGTGAGATGAATGAAACttctcaaatatattaaaactcaAAAGTAAATAGCTTGATACGTTTTCATCTGATTAGTAGATCAGAACACAcggatattttttatatttcaagaaaaataatgctTTTAGTTTGAATGTTTATTTTTCCCTCTTTGACGCGAGACTAATGAAACTTCTActgatttttctattttaatttgtatgatttttttttatcaatgtctaaaataattatttctacattTAATAACTTTATAATGTTAACTTATAATCACTCaaatctattatttattttatttctcatattttttatttaaaaaaattttaaacttcattttaaattatgtaaattaagattgagaaaatattttaaaaatttataaataaataaaaacttttcaactttttcaaCGGGTATATTGAGTCGCTTTGTAATTCTGGaaatttttaaccaaaataaaccattatataaaataatttactaaagtaatatttttttctaaaattttacaaaattagtataaacgtatttcacagtaacgttttagggtatatcttttttttaaaaaaataacagcattaggttgatatacgttactgtaagtaacgttttactcctaaaacgttattttcagcaatgttttactcctaaaacgttactgtgagtaacgtatatcaatctgacgccatcaacttttaaaaaataaaatatatcctaaaatgttactgtgaaatacgtttatactagttttgtaaaattttaaaaaaatatattaatttagtgaataactttatataatgacttagtttgatTAAAATCCCTAACTCTGAAATACAGAGACCGTACGTACATGTTTCTCCATGGCCCAGTTGATGGGAATCAGCGCCAGTTTTACTTGTGACCATATGCACGGGCGGATTTATATGGACTGTTTTGAATTACGTAAAATTCcatattttacataaaaaagatatagatatattagttatttaaaattataaatttgctttttatattatatggaGTGTTTTGAATTACgtaaattcatattttacataaaaaagatataaatatattagttatctaaaattataaatttgctttttatattatatgatgaagGGCAAATTTTACGTGGAGTGTTTGAATCACAAGCAATAATGATATATCGgtgatttaaaatttgaactcatttttttatattatatgggGGGAGAAAACAAAAATACGTTGCGGTCCTAATAAGTGCACGTATGGTGAGACAACTAGGACAAGTTTTGGCTTGTGAAATCACAAAACTTCActcatgaaataaaataaacaaatattaggAAAATACGTTATATCCTTTTGAACTtgacaacaaaatttatttcagTATTTTAATTGTATCGGACGTTTAGATATCATACTTAACTtctttgaattatataaatacaaccTTGAGAGTAGAATACCACTTTCACCTGTCACATCATAACCATGTAAACACCAGGTCACAGCCATGTAAGTACAacgtcattaatttttaattatttttcttatttacctcttttgttttcttaaactCATTAcactaatcaattaattaaaaatacattctAAAATCACAATAGTcacatcttctttttcttcttcaaaccGTTTCTCTACCACAAATTTTTCGATTGGAgaatattgaaaattattttttcttaacaatttaaaagaaaaatgaagattgTGTAAAAAAGTTGATGGATCTACATTTTTTTGCATCACAACTAATAGAATTCAAAATGGATTACTTAAAATTCAAGAAAGTTTGCATTCAATAATATGAACTGGGTGTTCAATTTTTGTGATTAATGAACGAGGGTGAGGTGAGGGACGAAGACGAAGGAAAATTTTTAGTATGAAAGAAGAAAGGTATAACCAATGCTTTGATGGGGAGAAGACAATTTGGGGAAGAcaacaaaataaagagagaacaaaaaaattaaatatttttttaaaaataattaaacccacaaatttcatttacttctaaacaagaaatttcacattctttgaactttaaattgtaaaaaaaaaaaattaaaaattattagttaGATATTGGccaataaaaaaatgtcatgtGTATGATTTTacctttcaatttttattttttattattatttcacgCACTTTGAGAAGAGCGAGTACACTCACTTTGCCACAATAGCTCTTAGggtgatatttaattaattcagaattgttaagaaatatatttaaacgCTCATATAGTTAGTTATAGTACAAAAGTAAGTATTGCTGCCAAGTTCAGGAGAATTTGATGTATTTTCCTATAAATATTTGGATTAAGGTgcgaataattttttttatttaaggagATTTAAGTTCATcgtgatataatattttttgatataattattgatttttcatttataatacaatgaTACAATAATATCGTGTAATTCAAACAACTCTAGAATAGTTAAAAAGTCCAAAGTTTCACAAAAAGACCATTCATTcggtacaaaaaaaaaatcactttatttTGAGTAGTAAACAAGTTGGAGATTTGAAATATCTCTGTCTCAATTTTTTCTATCGTCATACTAATTTTACTGAacactaaaatatttatctcaCTTTTCATAATACCCATTTTATACAAAGGAAGATGCCCTATTATTTGTGGGCAACCAACACAAATATCACTAATTTAAGAGTTAATTACTTGTCTTTATGTGAATTTTCAATATTACTATTCGTATCATACTTTAATCTCTAGATATATGAATTTCGCACATCAAAATACATGCATctcgataaaaaaaatatatttaattatatgtatctTGTTGGACTAAGAGTGAAgagaaatctaaaaaaaataaaagaaaaaaagtctttttaatttttgattaacTGGGAGTTCTTAGAATAGCAGAATATGTCCACATGATATATAGGCTAAGAAATAAACAACTAATCCTAAAATATAGGTCAGTTAATCCACTGCAACACTTACACTAATAGAACTTAGTAAATATGGGAAACTACTTAACAAAGACCAAAAGTCTAGTTCTATTAAACTACCCATGTCTCAATGCAGTCACTCACTTTGAGCCACTCTTTAACATTCTCTTGATTCAAAACTACAAATACCAAATAATTCtttgaaataattgaatttCTCATTTGATAAAGTCTTTGTCAATACATCAGCCAGCTACTCTTGTGTGCTACAATATTTCCTCCTTTTCTATCAAATCACGAATAAAATGGTAAAGAATATCAATATGTTTTGTCGTGCTATGGAATGTTGGGTTCTTTTGTCATGGAGATGGTTGCTTTATTGTCGCACAATACGTTGTTGCTCCTCTCTACTCTGTTGAAGATCTGCTAACACTTACCTTAGCTAGACAACTTGACAAGCTGCTGAAGTTGCGGTAATGCACTCAGCTTCTGAAGTTGACATTGATAATTTAGCTTGCTTCTTCGAATTCCAAGTCACCGTATCTAAACCTCGAGTGAAAACGTTCGCCAAAACACTCTGTTTATCGACCAATGAACTTGCTCAATCATTATATGTATACCTGCACAATCTGAACTTATTAGTATTAGAGTATCAAATACCAAAGTCCAAAATTCTGGCAGTGTTTAGGATTTTCACCTGATCTTTTTTTGaagttaattttttgtttaaagaaaagacaaaacattactataaatatttttacttttcccaaaaggaaattataatttttttttcggATTTGGATTATTCCTTCCTTAGATGAAATGTTTGAAATCCTATAAACGAAAGAACCCTCTTCTCATATCAATAACACaatagcattcacaatgtacaTATTCAAGAGTTTTGTTTATGGAGAGATTTATTCTCTCCACCGTtaggatatttttctttatgttagcttttatataataatattatatttttaatataagtttttatcatctaatttattattatcttaatttacaataataaattttcgcATGAGTCTAATCACTTTCAAATCCAACAAAATGTACTGCAAAACTCTATTTGATGCTCCATAATGTAACTTTGAAGTTTTTTTCACAAAACTGGAAATTACACCAAAAAGATATGTGAGAGCAGGTTCTAATGCCTAGATTTTGGACAAGAGTTCCTCAAGTCGTTGCAACATATTTCTTATGCACCTCGTCGACTATTCTACAGGATACATCTAACGGTATAAGTGTATGAACAACAACgacaaaattgaatcaattgaAGAACCGACTTTTTCTGCATTTTGTATTACCAAATTTATCATTATGATAGTTGCTACAAGCAATTTGGCAATATAGCTAGcaataaacaaaagaaactGTTTCCTAGTTAAAACAACACTGCGGAAAACATAGGGGCTTGCCGCAACATGCTTTTTATTATCCCCGCGAAACAAAGTGCTAGTTGAAATTTGGCAATGCTGAACTATACTGATGCTAGCCATGTGATTGCAATCGGGCTTCTTACTTTATGTGTTCCATCTTTCCATATTAGGGATCCAAATTCAGGTGCTTTTTGACGAGATACCGTTTTGAATGTGACCTTGTAAGACAGTTTCTGGTTTTTGCTGGTGAAATTCAATCGTTCTGGCTCAACCTTCACGACTGCGCCTTTAAATGCTGAGACTACAACATGGTAATTTGAGATGGGGGAACCCACATTAGTGACTGTTCTATGAAGGGTCAGCATTGAAAGTTTTGTCTTTTCAGGAAAAACTGCAGAGATGGCTGGGTAGTTCAAGTCCCCTGGATTAGCAAGTGAGTGGTGGCAAGTTCTGTTTGAGAACTTGCCGAAAACCATTAGCTGTGAAGGGCTGAGTTCTTGCGTGCACAAGAACTCGAAGTAATCTTGTGCCCCTATGTCATAAATCAGACCGGGATCAACCGCTTTCCTTGGATTGACGTGTCCTGCACCGTGATCATATGGGGTCGAAGGAGTCACGGATGAGGCATCTTTTAGAGATTTGTAAGTGTTatcatgaacataagcagttgTCATGAGTGCGGATTTAATTGCTGCTGGACTCCAATCTGGATGTCTGGCCTTGAGCAAAGCAGCAATGCCACTAACATGTGGACATGACATTGAAGTTCCAGACAATATATTGAAATTCGTCCTTCGTTGATCAATTGGCAAACTAGACGGACCCAATGCACCAGTCCAACCAGCAAGGATATTCACTCCTGGTGCCACCATATCTGGCTTTAGAATCTCTAGGCTGAGGAAGTTAGGTCCTCTGGATGAAAATGCAGCAACCACGGGCGAAGGCCTGATCCCTAATTTAGTCCCAAGAAATCTCAAAGTGGCAGTAGCGCTTCTACCTGCCGCGTAGAGCTTgattgctcttccttctctttcaCCAACTGCTACTGCCGGAAGAAGGTGAGAATCAGCAACCAGTTCTTCACCATTAGCTGCAGTGTTTGTCAAAATCATTCCTACTCCTCCAGCTTCTTTTACAACTTGCCCCTTTTGAACTCGAGGACTAATTCCCCTGTCACATATCACAATTTTTCCAGCAACTGAAGCTTTATCTAAGGTACCATCTAAGCACAATGAGCTCGGCATGAGATTGCTCGAATTACTTCCTAAGTAAATCAAAGGATACTGTTTTTGTGTTGAAAGATTCATCCTACCTTTATAAAGTGAAGCTCCGGTCACAATCTTCCCCGTCCCCAGCTCAACAGTTGCTGGAAAATCTCTATCCATAGTGCTTGCTCCTACAGTAGTGATCCATGGTGACACATTTGTCAAACTAATTGGATCAGGCCCACCATTTCCTGCTGAACATGAAACAAAAACCCCTTTCTCCATGGCCCCAAAAGCAGCAATTGACAAACTGTCACGATTATAAGACGAAACTCCACCACCCAAAGAAATTGACAGAATATTAACCCCATCAGCCACAGCTTGATCAACTGCAGAAAGTATATCTGAGCTAAAACATCCACCCACCCAACACACCTTATATGCTGCAACTCTCGCACCAGGGGCCATTCCTCTAGCAGTACCATAAGCATAACCCAAAAGATTAGCACCACGGACTACAGACCCTGCAACTGTTCCAGCAGTATGAGTACCATGCCCATCTTGATCTCTTGCCGATTTGAACTCACCCCTTTCATTGATTTTACCAGAAGCTGCTTCATACCCACGGAAAAACACTCTAGCACCAACAATTTTCTTGCTGCAATGATGCTTCTCAAAACCCCTCCCTGTTTCACAAACCCCTTTCCAGTGAGATGGAACACTAGTCATTCCACTATCATTGAAACTCGGACTTTCCGGCCAAATCCCAGTATCAAGAACACCCACAATTACATTATGGTCAGATAATCTATCCGCCCACAACTTACTGCTATCCTCACGGTCAAGCCCAAGAAACAGAGGACTTCTAGTGGTATGTAACTGATACTTAATCTCAGGAAAAACAGCTAAAACCCCATTTCGTTCTTGTAATTTTTTCACTTCTTCTTCACTAagctgagctgcaacaccatGAAAAGCAGTCTGGTAGCTGTAAAGTATCCTCTCTTCTCCATCCCCTGTTTTTTCTACCTCTGTTGTAGATGGTAGTACTGATTTTACGAGCGATGAGTACCATTGAACATGGTCGACGAATACATCTGGTTTAGCCCATTTATCCATTTGGATAATGTAAGTTTTCTTAGTGTTTGGGCTACATTTGGCTAAGTTGATAGCAAGACATACTGATACAAAGAAAAACATGCATTTCAGTAGCATTCCAGCCATTTTTTTTAGAGAAGAgaaaggaaaatgaagagttcaagaagagaggTTTGAATATGAATAGTGTTATCTGGGAATGCGTCGGTGTTTTAGATAGTATTGAATAGTTAGCAGAATGGATGGGCCATTAATGTCTCTTCTTGTGTTGGTAATAAAAAGTAGGCGGTTGTTTTCATGAATGGTAAGGTAGTTAAGGCTTTTATTGAGACTACGTCGTGCTTTTTCTTACTTTTAATCAGAGGTCTCGAGGTCTCGTGTACGAATTTTGTAATTAAAAGATTTTCATATTGTATAAGTTTAAAAGGAAAGTTGGCTCAAGCGGGTTAAAGATAATAGTTATAGGACTATGTTCCATGTGTTTCCATGGTTAAATAGTTAAATGTTGCACATCGTGGGTGCCACATtcggttaaattttttttcatacttaaaatttaaatttaagacATCTGATTAGAGATAAATCAGTTGCATTACTCTATCACAATTCATGTTAGTGATTGTTCGTAACTTATGTTAATAGAAGTGTAAATTAAGTTTAATGGTAATTCATAAAGTTCACAAGGAATACCCTCTCTCACAGAGGATTCAACAAGAGACTATTGATATTTGATTTTAGTGCACTATTATTAACACATGCAGATTGATCTCTTTGTAATTATATGGAATTAATGTGGAAGAATTACGCCATATTAGTTTTCCTTATTCATTCATCGTTTtcactgtttttttttctaggtATGACGAAAGATCGATATTCTTTTAAGATCTATTTTGATATTGTTCTTAGATGAATCTCTCACACTTGATAAAGAAAAATACTTTAACCTTATAAATTTAATCTTCTTTTCATTCACGATCGATTCTTTTAATAAGAAGAATGTGAGAAATGCTTAGGGCTCGTTTGGATggacttaataaaaataactttaaaaatatacttttgaaagtgctgaaacttatttttaaaataagcagttatgcgtttggataaaagtgctgaagttgcgatgtcaaacgtgaaaaggaaaaaatggaaaaaagagatgttagggttatgcgggtaatttggagattgtataaaaatattaagggcaaaaagataaaaatgtaatcaacttaaaacagcttttaagctaaaaaaaaaaacttctcttacccagcttttaacttttgacttaaaataaaataaaataaacttaaaataagttattttgagtattgtcaaacaattaaataaatttaaaattaacttttaaatcaatttgacCAGTTTTTAAGCTGAGGCAAACAGACTTTTTATACTATACTTTTTTGCTACTAGTTTATTCATGTCACACTGGTGCTTTCCTCACTCTTTGATTTGCTCCCGtagtaaaacaaaaaagaagcaTCTATATATAAAGAAGGCAAAAATTGTCTATTAAAAATAggttatagtaaaaaaatagtcaaaaatgcATCGACCCATAAATTTTCATTAATCTAGACaaatgcaaaaattaaaaatcatctaATAATGCTAAAGCTTGCCcaaatattgttttaattaatttcagaTACTAACTCTAGAAAATTTTGCATAAAGTTTCTGTCACTTGAGAACTAACTACCTTTTTCCTTAGCCACTTTTAATCTTTGAAATTAGTCTCTCCGTCCGgaa encodes the following:
- the LOC101268450 gene encoding probable protein phosphatase 2C 75 isoform X2, giving the protein MFSDKDDYSEKCRMRRRHRRIQMRRQHHPNLLSYLGQGIFEAGKMEASSSSREPEATGPVVGAISIPGRQRVMEDTISIRPNLCSPEINRCRPVDFFAVYDGHGGRHVASMCKERMHEVLEEELMRMKNNQDTGRQPLEGQRMEEAWRRVFKSCFLKIDEMASCICSECGSVGYECGCPLSVLKLTGSTAVVVVLTDETIIVANCGDSRAVLSRSGSAIPLSYDHKPDKREERARIEARGGRVVFTDGARVEGVLSMSRAIGDNNLKPYITSEPEMTFTKREAEDECLILASDGLWDVVSSDIACAVGRECLRQRDPSGNFSSRLSSVEGDSRGAMFSSRRACSAAALLTRLALGRNSCDNISVIVVDLKTNHSAV
- the SBT2 gene encoding subtilisin-like protease SBT2 precursor; protein product: MAGMLLKCMFFFVSVCLAINLAKCSPNTKKTYIIQMDKWAKPDVFVDHVQWYSSLVKSVLPSTTEVEKTGDGEERILYSYQTAFHGVAAQLSEEEVKKLQERNGVLAVFPEIKYQLHTTRSPLFLGLDREDSSKLWADRLSDHNVIVGVLDTGIWPESPSFNDSGMTSVPSHWKGVCETGRGFEKHHCSKKIVGARVFFRGYEAASGKINERGEFKSARDQDGHGTHTAGTVAGSVVRGANLLGYAYGTARGMAPGARVAAYKVCWVGGCFSSDILSAVDQAVADGVNILSISLGGGVSSYNRDSLSIAAFGAMEKGVFVSCSAGNGGPDPISLTNVSPWITTVGASTMDRDFPATVELGTGKIVTGASLYKGRMNLSTQKQYPLIYLGSNSSNLMPSSLCLDGTLDKASVAGKIVICDRGISPRVQKGQVVKEAGGVGMILTNTAANGEELVADSHLLPAVAVGEREGRAIKLYAAGRSATATLRFLGTKLGIRPSPVVAAFSSRGPNFLSLEILKPDMVAPGVNILAGWTGALGPSSLPIDQRRTNFNILSGTSMSCPHVSGIAALLKARHPDWSPAAIKSALMTTAYVHDNTYKSLKDASSVTPSTPYDHGAGHVNPRKAVDPGLIYDIGAQDYFEFLCTQELSPSQLMVFGKFSNRTCHHSLANPGDLNYPAISAVFPEKTKLSMLTLHRTVTNVGSPISNYHVVVSAFKGAVVKVEPERLNFTSKNQKLSYKVTFKTVSRQKAPEFGSLIWKDGTHKVRSPIAITWLASV
- the LOC101268450 gene encoding probable protein phosphatase 2C 75 isoform X1, which translates into the protein MFSDKDDYSEKCRMRRRHRRIQMRRQHHPNLLSYLGQGIFEAGKMEASSSSREPEATGPVVGAISIPGRQRVMEDTISIRPNLCSPEINRCRPVDFFAVYDGHGGRHVNPTVASMCKERMHEVLEEELMRMKNNQDTGRQPLEGQRMEEAWRRVFKSCFLKIDEMASCICSECGSVGYECGCPLSVLKLTGSTAVVVVLTDETIIVANCGDSRAVLSRSGSAIPLSYDHKPDKREERARIEARGGRVVFTDGARVEGVLSMSRAIGDNNLKPYITSEPEMTFTKREAEDECLILASDGLWDVVSSDIACAVGRECLRQRDPSGNFSSRLSSVEGDSRGAMFSSRRACSAAALLTRLALGRNSCDNISVIVVDLKTNHSAV
- the LOC101268450 gene encoding probable protein phosphatase 2C 75 isoform X3; this translates as MFSDKDDYSEKCRMRRRHRRIQMRRQHHPNLLSYLGQGIFEAGKMEASSSSREPEATGPVVGAISIPGRQRVMEDTISIRPNLCSPEINRCRPVDFFAVYDGHGGRHVASMCKERMHEVLEEELMRMKNNQDTGRQPLEGQRMEEAWRRVFKSCFLKIDEMASCICSECGSVGYECGCPLSVLKLTGSTAVVVVLTDETIIVANCGDSRAVLSRSGSAIPLSYDHKPDKREERARIEARGGRVVFTDGARVEGVLSMSRAIATSAKLTLAS